AATAAGGAATTCCACTTATTAATATAATCTGAAAAGAACAAAATTAAAAAAGCAATAATTAGTAAAAAGTAGTGAAAGTAATTAGGTTGTTTGGCTAATAATAATATTGAATTTTCTCTTATTCTTTGTTTAGAAAAAACAAATAGATTGAATGTATAATATAAAGAAACTAGACAGAAGAAAAATGTCCACGCATTGTCGCTGTACTCCAATAATAACTCGAAGCAAACAGCATTCATTGAAGAAATCCATACAAGATGATACAAAAGAGGATCAAAAACACTATAAATCTTTCTTCTAAAAATATTTATATTGATAAAAAGACCAATAAAAAATACTAAATACAATCTCCACAATACATAGTCATTAATATCAAAATAGTTCATATTGTAACTTTAAAATTTGAATTATATCGAGAGTTTTTGTCACCTGAAAACCTCTATCAGGTGGTTTAGCCTAGAGGGTTCATTTTGATAATCCTTTGGACATTATAGCACAGCCGGATCAATAATGGGAGTATCATCACAGATTTCTCAAAATACCAAAGTTACCCCCTGTGCAACTTTTTGACTGGAGAAGTTAACAAAAAGCGATCGCTAACTCAAACAAGGTAGAATGAAAATCAGAAAATCGCACCTTGGACTATGAGAAACTAAGTAGTAGCTCTTAAGAGTAAGGTGAACTGCCATGTTTGACACAGAAGAGTTTATTATTGTCGTATTCTGCTGTATTGATCACTTAATTAAAGAAATCACTCCATCTCGTCCCATTCGTCAACGGGGTTTTGCTCCCAGCTTAAGTGACAGTGAGGTCATCACAATGGAAATAGTGGCAGAATTTCCAGGTTTAGATACAGCTACTAAGTCAACGCTGAATATTTTTCGATTTTTTTTACTGTAGATATTCTCCTAGAATTGAGACGGGGGCAAAAATTAGGGGTCGAGAAGGTCGTCACCGACCTCCCCTCCCATTCAGAACCGTGCTTGAGACTTTCACCTCACACGGCTCCTAGTTTGATTGTTCCTTTGTTAAGGATACCGCTTGACTTCTCTGTGGTTGCCTGTATACTTTGTCTTGTGGGTATATCGAGGCTTCCATCTGAAGCTGATTTTTCATCATGACAGTGGCGGTGTAGTAATTGAAGGTTTTTATATTCATCCTTTCCGCCTAGGCTGAGAGGGTGGATGTGGTCAACTTCAATTAAGTCCGATGGGGTGAAGTATTGCCCACATCGGTTACACTTGCCTTGTTGCTTCTTAAGTAGTTTGGCTACTCTTGTCGGTGTGTCGATTGCTTGTCCTCTTCTGGTTGCCCAGTAGGTCCAATTTCCGTCGAATGGTGATGCGTCGGAGCGTGCTAAGGTATGTCTGACAATTGGTATCCAATTATGTTGCCATAAGTGGAGACCGTCTTTGGTTTGAAATAACCAGGATTCTTGTCTTTCTTTCCCATTGCTGAGTTTAACTGTACCCGGTCTAAAGTAATTTCTCAGCTTTTCGTAGTTCGCTTTTCTGCATCTTGATACTGTCCATGCCCTTAACATCAACCAGATTGTATGGTCTAGTTTTGTGAAAGTATCCATAGATACTACTCCTGAATAGTAGTTCCCCCATCCTCTTATGATTGGGTTTAGTCGACTAATCAGGGCTGATTGAGGTGCGGTTTTGTGTTTTTTGATTACACCTTTAATCGCTTCTGTGTGGGCTTTAACTGCTTTTTGGCTAGGTTTAATGTGTGTTAGGAATGTCTTGGGTGTTCCTTTACATATTTTTCCCGCTTTATATTTTCCGGCTGGGTATTGTCTGATGTTGAATCCTAGAAAGTCAAATCCTGGTTCTTCCGTTTTTCCATTATATTCAATGGGTTTGAGTGTATGACACACTCTGGTTTTTTCTGGTTTGAGTTCTAATCCTATCGGTTTTAACCATTCGGAGATAGCAGTTTTGCACTGTTCAATGATTTCGAGTGAAGGTGAAATCACCACAAAATCATCGGCGTACCTTATTAAAACAGCTTGATTTGTACCATTTCCCTTTTTGGGGAATAGTGTTTCGATTAATCTTGCCATTCCATCCAGTGCGATGTTAGCAAGTAGTGGACTTATTACCCCTCCTTGTGGTGTCCCTGTTTCTGTTTCTTCAAATACGCCTTTATCCAATACTCCTGCTTTGAGCCATTGTTTTATGTCTCTTTTCAAGGCACTGGGACAATGAATTCTTGACAGTAGGAAGTTGTGATTAATTCGGTCAAAACACTTGGCAATATCAGCATCTAACACAAAGTAATTACCCTTATTAATGCTGAGGTATATCCTCGATATTGCGTCATGGGCAGACCTTCCGGGTCGGAAACCATAGCTGGTTCCTTCCATTTTTGCTTCCCATTCTGGTTCAAGTGCCGATTTAATCACCGCTTGTCTAGCTCTGTCTTTGATGGTTGGTATTCCTAATGGGCGTTTTTCATCCCTGCCGGGTTTAGGAATCCATACCCTTCTTAACGGTTTTGCTTTAAGTGTTCCCTTAATTTCTTCGGTTAGATTTAGCCTTTGTTCTGGGGATATTACTATCTTCCCATCAACTCCTGCTGTTTTCTTTCCTTGATTATCTTGGGTTACTTTGCGAACCGCTAATAGACGAGCGTAGTACGATTTCACCAATAGACGTTGCAACCTTCTAACCTTTGCATCCTGTCCCGATTTAGCCGCTTGGTATATCCTCTTTTGGAGCTTGAAGACATATCTTTGGACTTTCGCCCAATTGATAGCCTTCCATACATTCGTAGTCTTAGTGGTTTTCGGTTTCCCGAACCCTTTACCTTTTCTCGATTTCGTCATATAGACTCCTACTAGACTCTATCCTTACAATCAAACCGTAACCTGTTAGCGTATCTTGACTATTAACGTCAAGCGTTGGCTTTTGGTTACATCTCACCCCCTTTAAGGCTTGCGCTTACACTTCTCACTACTGGGTATTTCGACCGATACTCAGAGCCTGAAAGGGGTTATCACGTTCCGTTTATATGGGCTTTCAATCCTTTAGATTCGTCTTTTCCACCGGGGTACTTTAAAAGGTCTGTGTGAGTAGCTTATCAAGTCCCTCACTTATTCCCCTTGTTCTTTTGAACGCAGTGTGTCAACCTTATTTCACTGCTTAATTGTTACGATGGTTCATGTCAGACGTTCAGCTTTCGCTTAATCCTGGGCTGTTGGCAGTGGTCTCGCTGCTGGTGTTAGGTTGCACCTCGGAGCCTTCCGTTCCCCGCTTCAATTTCAGGGTTGTGACTTCTGAAACTGGGGGTGGCTATCGCCGTTACTCTCACCTTTGTAACGATTGTAAATAATTGTTACAAAGTGTTTTGACCTTGAGTCCCCTTGCCTATTTTGTATCGGGTGATACTAAACGTCGGGACATATAAACAGTTATAAGGTTGGTCTGGGTTGACCTCTTAGATTCAGTCGGGGGACTGAAGACCTTACTAGGCGGTTATTTCAGGCATTTCAGCCCTATTTCATGCCTAAACGTTTCGCACTGTTATGGCAATTATAGCCTTCTTCTAGGAAATTAGAGTTTTTTAAGCACATATTATAGGCTTGAGCTGCCTTCAATTTTTGGTACAGCAAAGGACTCTTTTCTCTACAAGACTGTTGTAGTTGCTGAAACTCGGCTTCACCCTTTTTCAGATAGGCATCCACAAGCTCTCGATTGGCCAGATAGAAAGCGATTGCGCCATAAACCTGTTCGAGGGAAAGGAGTGGAAAATTTTGGGCAATGCTTTCGGGCGATTCTCCGTTCAAGAAAGAATAGACAACTGAATCAAGGGAGATACGAGTTCCTTCAATCCAATATTCTTCTTCTCGTTGCTCGATGTACTGTTTTGTTGGGATGGGGGCTAATTTCATAGGAGCAATGTTGCTGTTTAGCTAAAAGGATAAGAAATCCCATTACCAAGTAGGAATACCATTGCTAGGACTAGGGTATAGATTTTTGGAGATGTCTATTTCTTATGATAATATTAGCGTCGAGAACGACGAATTTGAGTCTCACTCGTCTAAATCCTTTCTCTGATTTGTTCTGTCCGCTTCACACAGCTGACGAAACTCACGAACAATATCGTCCTCGGAAATTCCCTTTTGACCTAATAGGTACTCAAATTGAGCGGCCACCGCTTGTAAGGCAGCGATATCTGCGCTTTTACTCCCCTGTTTAACGGGGAAATAGAACCCAACAGTATGACCGTGACGTAGTACCTCAACGGGAGTCTCACCGTATAGGTATTTAGGGAGTTCGCTCCGAAATTCTCGCACCCCAATTTTCTCAATGTCATACTTAATCCATAGTCTCTCTCGTTGTGTACGCATTGTGTACATACTGTAGCACTATTTAAGAAGGGATATCTACAAATAAATTTGCTCATGTTTTACCAGATTAAATTTTTAATCTGGTTTAAAGAAAATACCATCCATCTGCAACATCCTCCCAGTTTTTTCGGCAGTAAACCCTGGTTCAATACCGTACAGTTCGTAACCTAATTTTTCTACGATATCAATCATTTCTTTAAACAGGACTTGACCTTCGTAGAGAGATACTAAAGATAATTCAAGCTTAATGCCTTTAACCAAAGGCAAAATTGCAGTTGCCCCTTCTATCACTTGCTTTTCCAATCATTGCACGTCTATTTTGAGGAAAATGGATTTAGTTTCGCTTTTGATATAGTCCTTGGCAATGGTATCTAGCCTGCTCAATTTTACTGTTTCTGAACCAGAGTAAGCTGATTCGGGTGCAGATTCTAAGTGAGCATCCAGCATTGACAAAGCTGAACTACTATAACTATTACCAGCAATATTGATGATAATTTCACCTTCTTGCTTGCCGATGGCAGTTTGGGGAGCAATTTCCCAGAGCGGGTCTTTTTTACTAACAGCTTTTAACTGAGAGTAAGCACTGGACAGTGGTTCAAAGGAAACTATCCTCCCCGAATAGCCTAATTCTCGCAGTAATTTAGCATATTGCCCAATATTAGCGCCAACATCGAATACTAAGTCAATATTGTGATAGGCCAACAAGCGCTGCATTTTCGCCGCTTCGGATGTTTGGACATTGTATCTTTTTAGGTCAATTCCTAAACTTCTGGAGAGTTTTTTAATTGTTTTTTTGATCATGACAGATAGTTAATTAAGCGTATATATGGTCGTAAGATTGCTGCTAGTGATGAGTGGATAAGAAACCTGCTATTAGAAAAATCTATACAAACTTTGGTTATTCATAATTTTTATAAGTAAAAATTCTTGATCGTAATAGCTTAGAATATTTTAGCAACTTTCTCGATCAAGCTAAAGTAGTGAGGCGTAGATTGAGTGGGTTTGTTCTGCACATTTTTCCCAAGAAAAATTCTTTACCCTTGCCTTTCCTAATTCTACAAGCTTTTTTTTTAAATCCGAATCAAATAATACTTTTTCTAGCGCATTAGCAATACTCTCTATATCATAGGGATCGAAAAATTCGGATGCATTACCAGCCACTTCTGGAAATGAACTTGTGTGGCTACAGACAACGGGACAGCCAAATGACATAGCTTCTAGGATTGGTATGCCAAATCCTTCGTATAGAGAAGGATAGACAAAGGCAGATGCTTGACTGTATAATTTTGCCAAAGTTTGATCGTCACCATTAATATGTAGAATTTTATTTTCACTTAGTCCTAAACAGTGAATTAAATTAAGTTCATCTTGAGAAAATCGCTTACCTCCCGCACATAACAAATTGAAGTTACTATTAAGACTAGAATGGCTGGCATAGGCTTTAACTAATCGAGAAAAGTTTTTGTACCATCCCCGCTGTCCAACATAGAGAATGTAAGGATGATAGAAATTTTGCTTACATAATTTAGAAGTTACTGAAGACTCAGAACTTAAAGAGTAACCAAGATAAACCACAGCTATTTTTTGAGGATCTATATCAAAAATATTTATTAAATCTTTCTTGGTATTGTTAGAAATACATATAACATGATCTGCCCTCTTAATTGCTTGTAATTTAATAGAGGAAAAGTCTTTTTGTCTTACCAGGAATAAGTTAGCAGATTTAGGTGCAGAATCAGCAAATTTTTCATGAATCATATCATATACTGTAATTACTTTTTTAGTTTTAGATGAATTAGCGGCAATGCTATTAAAAGTGTAGTATGTTTCATGAAGAATATCAGGAGTATCAGATTTTATCCAGACTTTAGATATTAGAGCGTTGATAAAATCTACAATCCTAGTTGTTTTAGGTATTGATGGTCTTTTCCATCCATTAACCAAATTAGGAGGACAATGCTTTAAATATTCATTTATATATAAACCCGCCAGAATTTTTACTTCACAATCGTCGAAGTTTGCCATTCGTGTAGATAACTCGTAAAGATACCGAGAAACTCCCCCATATTTTTGGAAGGTAAAAACTTGATGATCGTAGAAAATTTTCATTACATTAATTTGTCTGTTTTTACTTTTATTTCTATTCTGTTTGCATCAAGACTTATTGTGCATCTACTAAAGGCAGTGATGATAATATTTGTAGTTCTTCTTGATGAGATAAGCATATTAACTTGCCACTTTTATTACGAGATTCACGAAATTTGCCAGCTACATAGCCTTCTTCTACTGTTAATTCCTTGATTTCACTTGGCTTTAAGTCTGTACGGACAAAGAAAGCATTACATCCAGTGCTATTACAGCCAACAAAAGTATATCCTTTTTTCTTTCCTAATTGAACAAGAGCTTTTAGTGATGCTCCATAGTAGATTGTAGAATAGTGTGCTTTAGACCGAACAAAATTTTCATCATAAGGAATAGTTACAGCTTTATACTTACCAAATCTAAAGTTATATTCAATAATAACAATAGCTGGGTTGATTACATCAATAGCTTCCCAAATCCAATAGTCATTCCCATCTATATCAATAGACAGTAAACCTATTTCTCCTATAATACCACTTTTAGTGATTAACTCATTAATATTATCCTTGGTTATAAAAGCTTGAACTGCTGTTAAATTATGCTTCCAATATATAGGATCATTTTTAATGTAATTAATATTATCTTTGCTGCCATCTAACACCAAACCTGACCAATTATTATTTTTTAATAAAAATCTAGTGTTAGATTCCAGATAATTTTCTACGCCAAATTCAATAAATACTTTCTCTTTAATTACTAGCTTTCTTAGAAAAAACTGAATTATACCATCTTCTCCATTTTGTGAAAAGACTTTGAATTCGTTAGCCAAAATATCATTACTGTCAATTCTTTCAAGTTGCCTAATTTCAATTCTTCCAATGGCTTGATTCATTTCTTCTAGTTGGCCATTTACTCTTGCCGATTCGCGAAAAGTCTGTTTTAATTTTTTGAGTATGTTTAGCATATTCATAGTTAGAATTAGTAGAAAATTTATCGATTCTTAATTAAGTATCTTACAAAATCTTACAAAAAATCACAATGAATTAGCTATTCTTCCTAATTTGTTTTTAATACGTTGAAACAAATTAGGATTAAATATATTTTTTTGTGTATAATTATCTGCCCCTTCATTTCTAATCAAAAAAGGAGGGCATTTTAACGGAAAATTCATTTCTTGAACGCCAAGATTTGCAAGTCGACTTTTACTACTGCTTGTATGAGTAGCATCTTCACCAAAACCAATATTACTAACTAAATTCACATTAGGAAGGATAGTTAGACCATTCTGAATCCAACAGGCAAAATTCCAAGGATAATCCCAAGTATCAATTTTACCATCATAATAAGTTTGAAAAATCTTCGTCCAGTATTTGACAGCCTGAGTTTTTCCTAAAATGGACTCAAGCCAGTTACCATCACGAATTTCTTGCCAGAGCTTCATTTTAACATCATAATATTGCCACGCTCTCCTCCAAGTTGCCCAACCCCAAATGTGGTTATAGCGAGAAAAGTAGTAACTGTACTCTGTGCGCTTTCTGTCAAACTGAAAATTATCCCCTGAAATAGCCATAATTCTTTGATCATTTCGGTAATAATCAAGCAAGTCTTGGCAAAAGCGAAAAAAACTAGGATGTGGTAAGCAATCATCTTCAAGAATAATCACTTCCTCAACCAGGCTAAAAACCCAATCTAATCCACTCGATACCCGATTTTTACAACCTAAATTTAAATCAGAATAATTGCTCAATACCTCACAATCCCAATCCACACCCTCGATAATAGCACGAGCCGCCTTACACTTTTCAATATCATCTGGTCTATCGGGACGTGGACCATCGGCAACCACTAATAACTGAGGTGGTTTAGCCTGACGAATGGCTTCAAATACCCTCGCCGTCGTATCAGGTCGATTGAAAATCAGGAAGGCAACAGGAGTGGTCAGTTGGAAGTCAGCCATAGACGGATTTACTGTTAACTTCTGTTATCTTGAACTATCCCGACCAAATTGTCAACCCAAAGCGGCACCAATTCTCAAGTCTGTCCCAGGCAACGGTTGAGCAGGCCGAGAATCAGTCTAAACTCTTAAGTATCTCCTTCTTTGACTAAATCCAAATAAAGCTTATCAGGGGGAAGTCTTATACCATTTTTCTAAAGTAATGGCAGAGATGGTTAATTTCCCTCAGCCCCAACCCTTCTACCGTTCTGGGAGAGGGGAGTAGAATGCCTGCCACGGATGGGGAAAAATGGTATTACCAAAATCCGCCCAGACGAAGTCAGAGACTTTCGGGATTAATCCCCAATTCCCTGAGTTTAGCCGCCATTCGTTCGGCTTTTTCTGCGGCTTCCTCAGCTTTCCGTTGTGCCTCCTCAGCTTTCTGTTGTGCTTCCTCAGCTTTCTGTTGTGCTTCCTCAGCCAACTCTCGCGGGGTTGGTAACAGCATTCCATCTAAAGTCGCCCAGCGAATCCAGACGGTTGTTACCCCTCTATATTCTCCCTGCCAACGAACTAAAGCTAATCCCAAACGACCACTGATTAGCCATCCTTTCTCGTTGGGTTGCCGTGGTTCATATAGGCCATCAACTAAGACAAATTCGGCAAAATCTTCAGGGTTAAAAGGATCGTACCAGAAATATTCAGGGACTCGTAACTTATCTTGATAAATCTGTTTTTTCTCGGTTTTGTCTATTTGGAAGGTACTTTCTGAGAGTAGTTCAATCACTACATCGGGGGCTTTTCCCTCCTCCCAAGTAACCCAACTTTTTCGCTCCCCTTTTGGTACTCCTAAGACGGCAAAAAAATCAGGTCCTTTGAAGTCTTGATTTTTAAGTTGTGCTGTACTGAAATAGACGAACATATTGCCACTGGCATAACCATCTTCTCGTCGGTCTAGCCAAGGGGATATAGTGTCTATTAACAGATCCATCTGCCATTTATGCCTTTGAGTTTCCATCGGTACTCCATCATCGCAGGGAAGTTCATCTTGCGTGGGTAATGCAGTTAATTGCATCGGTTGACTAAGCGTCAGAGTTTCCATATTTCTGTCCTATATTTTGGGTTTAGTTATTTAGATTTCCTAGATTTTTTGCCCTCTTTCAGGCAAATGTTACTTTAATTGACTGGCTATAGCAATTCTAAATGAGTCGTGAACGGGCAAAGGGCTTAATTCCACTGTTCAGCTGCTTGTTGTCAAGGGTTTAGGGGATTACTATATCTTATATCATAATTCTAGGCTAGGACTCATTTAAGTAGAAATCATCATCCAAGAGCTGCTCAATTGAAAAAGGACAGGTGATTGGATAATCATTTTCTAATGGTATGCGAACGCCAAATTTAGCTTTTTTTCCATCTCTAATTGCCAGCTGGCGAGCGTCTGGATAGACTGAGGAAACTGCTGTGGACAGATAGGGATTGAGAGATGGAGTATCTCGTAAGCTTTTTTGAACTCGCTGCCGGTGTTCGTTGATTGAATCATACCAACTGCCTGTCATAGTCTCAGGCGCATCGCCTTGTATCTTGAGCTTGAGTAAATGAGCCAACAAAACCATTAAGTTACTTTCTAAGGCTCTTTTTTCTGACTTGCCCAAGTCTTGTAATTCCTCAATTAAGTGTTCAACGTCTAGTTGTTCAAATTGACGATTTTTTAATTGTTGAATTGTCTGCTCAATCCACAAGTCAAAATCAGAATCATATAAAATACTGGACATTTCTCGCAGTTTTATTAATGATATAACTTAGCCAAGCCTGATGTTAACAAATATTGTAGGTTTTGTCAAGTAGCGATTACCTGATAATTTTTTTTGTACTATTTATCTTCCTTAACCTTCCTTTTATGAACTGACTTCTACATCTCTTGTAGAACTATAAACTTCTATTTTTAGCTATTTGCTGCGCCTTGAAATCTAGCATCAGTGAAATAACTATCTTGCGGCTGGATTCTTGTTGGTGTCGATGCTGATAAAATTGTACTTTTTTATCGAAAGTGTACAGATCTGATTTACTCATGGAGGATTGGATTTCGCCAATTATCAACAGTCTATTTTTGATTCACAAATCCAATTCTATCTGGTCTAGCCTACCAAAGACTTCGTCATCATGTTCAGTAACATTAATCATCTGCACTCCGAAAGACTCTTCTAACATTGCTTTCAGAGCATTGCGGAAAGATTCCTGCGAGTGCAGTCTCCATATCGCTGCCAAAGCACCAACACTACTGTCGTAATGGTCGCGCATTTCCCTATATTGGAAAATTTCGGCCATTTCTTGGCGGATAATCGCTTTGATTTCTTATTTCTTCATAGTTATATTTTCTTTGAAAACACATACTTATAGTTTTGAATCAACAGCAATAATAACATAAAACCCCAGGTAGGAATACTAGAAAACTGAGATTGAAATATTGACATCAAAGATATATACAAAAATAACAAGAGCCAGGACAGACTATACAAGTTGTTGTTTTTGATCCAATCTTGATAAAACAATGAAGTTATATATAGCGTTTTTCACTCTGCTGAGGTACAAAAGTTATGGGTTTTAGGCAAAAGGCAAGAGGCAAAAGGCAAAAGGGAAGAAAATAGGTGTACCTCACTAGCTTAGGAAACGCTATAACCTAAAATAAATGAGAAAATAAATACACCTATCTCTCTGCCATCTATATAAAAATCATAAACCATAGTATAAAATGCATTAGCATATCTATCAGGGGCAGAACCAATTTTTTGAAAGTCATTCATAAATTCATGTAAATATAACACTAATTGTTCTTTCCCTCCTATCAAAGGAAAAATTCCTGAGAAGTCTTTATCAAATCTAGTGATTATCAAAAATAATATACGTTCCAAACTGCTAAAAGTAGACAAACCATAAGTCATATTTTGAGATAGTATCGAATAAGGATCTTCTAATTGTTTATCTAATAAAACAAAACCACAAGTATGATACCATATAATAAAATCATAAAAAACTTCATAGTAAGAAGCTTTACTTCCTTTACTGGATATTCTTACAACAGAAATTATAGCAACCGAAAGCAAAATAATTGCTAATATAAATAACAGATAAAATAATAATCTTTTCCCAGCTCTGGATTTTATCCGCAATAATGCAAGAGTTGAATTTAGTTGGTCGGATATTTTTTTATTAAACAAAAATCCCAAGATAACCAAAAAGAAAAAAATAAAATACAGCTCAAACCTACCTAATGTCATAACTGACTTACAAAAATTTAAGAAGGTACTTAGTAAAATATATAATCTATTTCCATAGACATATAAAAATATTGAAGATATAATTAAACATAATAGAATCAAGGAATATAAGAAGATAACGTAAAATAATTCTACTTGAGAACTTCCATATAGAATACTCGCTTTATCAGATGTACTAAAAATCTTTGATCTGTAGCTTTGTAGTTCAAGTGCTGAAGATGTTCGCAACAAATATATTGCTTTTACAAAAAAAGGCAAAACAAATATTAACAAAATTGGATATGATACATTTAATATTGATTTGAATTGTTTATGAAAATTGATATTTATAGAAATACTTTTATCGAAAAGAATGTTCTTTTTGTATTTGTTATTTGTTTTAACAACAATTAAAGCTCCTAATGTATATGCTAAGAGCATCAAAATTATCAGTGATTGTGTGTGAACACCTGGTATTATATATTCCTGTAAGACTCAGATTTGCTATAAAAAGCCAACCTCCCCACCAAATAGTCATGAAAGTAATAGGATTAGCCAGCCTTTTGAATTTTAGATAAGATAAAAATACACAGATAAAAACAACTGTAGGAATCAAAAAGATAAAAATTGCAGTATCTTCAAACCAATCCATAATTTTTTATATCCTAGCTATACGTTGAATCGATAGTTTTTATTTTTTATTTTTATGTAGGGCAACTATATTTTGATAGGCAAATATTTCACAAAAGATAGGAGAGTATGTATCTAATGGCAAGAGATGATTCGGTAACATTCTAAAAAGTCGATATTCTTCCAATAAATCGAAGAAATCCTTAAAGAAAGTTCTGCTAAAAACGTTCATTTCATTAAACTCAAAGTGTATAATCTCAATCATACCTTTTTTAAGAGATTCCTTCAAGCCCTCAAGGACACTGTATTCATTCCCCTCAACGTCAAT
This portion of the Microcystis aeruginosa NIES-2549 genome encodes:
- a CDS encoding O-antigen polymerase, yielding MLLAYTLGALIVVKTNNKYKKNILFDKSISININFHKQFKSILNVSYPILLIFVLPFFVKAIYLLRTSSALELQSYRSKIFSTSDKASILYGSSQVELFYVIFLYSLILLCLIISSIFLYVYGNRLYILLSTFLNFCKSVMTLGRFELYFIFFFLVILGFLFNKKISDQLNSTLALLRIKSRAGKRLLFYLLFILAIILLSVAIISVVRISSKGSKASYYEVFYDFIIWYHTCGFVLLDKQLEDPYSILSQNMTYGLSTFSSLERILFLIITRFDKDFSGIFPLIGGKEQLVLYLHEFMNDFQKIGSAPDRYANAFYTMVYDFYIDGREIGVFIFSFILGYSVS
- a CDS encoding glycosyltransferase family 4 protein — protein: MKIFYDHQVFTFQKYGGVSRYLYELSTRMANFDDCEVKILAGLYINEYLKHCPPNLVNGWKRPSIPKTTRIVDFINALISKVWIKSDTPDILHETYYTFNSIAANSSKTKKVITVYDMIHEKFADSAPKSANLFLVRQKDFSSIKLQAIKRADHVICISNNTKKDLINIFDIDPQKIAVVYLGYSLSSESSVTSKLCKQNFYHPYILYVGQRGWYKNFSRLVKAYASHSSLNSNFNLLCAGGKRFSQDELNLIHCLGLSENKILHINGDDQTLAKLYSQASAFVYPSLYEGFGIPILEAMSFGCPVVCSHTSSFPEVAGNASEFFDPYDIESIANALEKVLFDSDLKKKLVELGKARVKNFSWEKCAEQTHSIYASLL
- a CDS encoding DUF433 domain-containing protein — encoded protein: MKLAPIPTKQYIEQREEEYWIEGTRISLDSVVYSFLNGESPESIAQNFPLLSLEQVYGAIAFYLANRELVDAYLKKGEAEFQQLQQSCREKSPLLYQKLKAAQAYNMCLKNSNFLEEGYNCHNSAKRLGMK
- a CDS encoding FkbM family methyltransferase, which translates into the protein MIKKTIKKLSRSLGIDLKRYNVQTSEAAKMQRLLAYHNIDLVFDVGANIGQYAKLLRELGYSGRIVSFEPLSSAYSQLKAVSKKDPLWEIAPQTAIGKQEGEIIINIAGNSYSSSALSMLDAHLESAPESAYSGSETVKLSRLDTIAKDYIKSETKSIFLKIDVQ
- a CDS encoding DUF29 domain-containing protein is translated as MSSILYDSDFDLWIEQTIQQLKNRQFEQLDVEHLIEELQDLGKSEKRALESNLMVLLAHLLKLKIQGDAPETMTGSWYDSINEHRQRVQKSLRDTPSLNPYLSTAVSSVYPDARQLAIRDGKKAKFGVRIPLENDYPITCPFSIEQLLDDDFYLNES
- a CDS encoding Uma2 family endonuclease; this encodes METLTLSQPMQLTALPTQDELPCDDGVPMETQRHKWQMDLLIDTISPWLDRREDGYASGNMFVYFSTAQLKNQDFKGPDFFAVLGVPKGERKSWVTWEEGKAPDVVIELLSESTFQIDKTEKKQIYQDKLRVPEYFWYDPFNPEDFAEFVLVDGLYEPRQPNEKGWLISGRLGLALVRWQGEYRGVTTVWIRWATLDGMLLPTPRELAEEAQQKAEEAQQKAEEAQRKAEEAAEKAERMAAKLRELGINPESL
- a CDS encoding DUF3782 domain-containing protein, whose amino-acid sequence is MAEIFQYREMRDHYDSSVGALAAIWRLHSQESFRNALKAMLEESFGVQMINVTEHDDEVFGRLDQIELDL
- a CDS encoding hemolytic protein HlpA-like protein is translated as MADFQLTTPVAFLIFNRPDTTARVFEAIRQAKPPQLLVVADGPRPDRPDDIEKCKAARAIIEGVDWDCEVLSNYSDLNLGCKNRVSSGLDWVFSLVEEVIILEDDCLPHPSFFRFCQDLLDYYRNDQRIMAISGDNFQFDRKRTEYSYYFSRYNHIWGWATWRRAWQYYDVKMKLWQEIRDGNWLESILGKTQAVKYWTKIFQTYYDGKIDTWDYPWNFACWIQNGLTILPNVNLVSNIGFGEDATHTSSSKSRLANLGVQEMNFPLKCPPFLIRNEGADNYTQKNIFNPNLFQRIKNKLGRIANSL